The proteins below are encoded in one region of Selenihalanaerobacter shriftii:
- a CDS encoding CBS domain-containing protein codes for MEITNVMTNNVSTLERNSTVREAAEIMHNLNVGAIPVCEGSKPIGIITDRDIAIRNTVSDGNAETPVEKIMTNNLVYGTPDMTAKDAAELMASNQIRRLPVVDNDNLVGIVSLGDLAVQSKSDMEAGKALTSISVPSKPND; via the coding sequence ATGGAAATCACAAATGTAATGACTAATAATGTGTCAACATTAGAACGTAATTCTACTGTTAGAGAAGCTGCAGAAATAATGCATAATTTAAATGTTGGAGCTATCCCAGTCTGTGAAGGTTCAAAGCCTATAGGAATTATTACAGATAGAGATATTGCAATTCGTAATACAGTCAGTGATGGAAATGCAGAAACACCTGTAGAAAAAATCATGACTAATAACTTAGTCTATGGTACACCTGACATGACTGCCAAAGATGCTGCTGAATTAATGGCATCAAATCAAATTAGACGATTACCAGTAGTTGATAATGATAATTTAGTAGGAATTGTTTCACTAGGAGATTTAGCGGTTCAATCTAAATCAGACATGGAAGCTGGAAAAGCTTTAACTTCTATTTCTGTTCCAAGTAAACCTAATGATTAA
- a CDS encoding asparagine synthase codes for MKQETKVREGAIPTVVGTVVTGVGIGLRTVNPVLGWGIAGFGLAHVFLGAIDLIEHGPADNKMMQMKEEPQQ; via the coding sequence ATTAAACAGGAGACTAAAGTAAGAGAGGGAGCAATTCCTACTGTAGTTGGTACTGTAGTTACTGGGGTAGGAATTGGACTTCGAACTGTTAATCCTGTGTTGGGTTGGGGAATAGCAGGTTTTGGCTTAGCTCATGTTTTTTTAGGTGCTATTGATTTAATTGAACATGGTCCTGCAGATAATAAGATGATGCAGATGAAAGAGGAACCTCAACAATAA
- a CDS encoding histidine kinase: MSQENIQDKIKDLNNEIKDLQRRMPAHSIKIEMMQKLEDLKAELNTLKSKLDNS; the protein is encoded by the coding sequence ATGAGCCAAGAAAATATACAAGATAAAATTAAAGATTTAAATAATGAAATAAAAGATTTACAAAGAAGGATGCCTGCTCATTCAATAAAAATTGAGATGATGCAAAAATTAGAGGATTTAAAAGCAGAATTAAACACTTTAAAGTCTAAATTAGATAATTCATAA